cgaaatccctagGGATttcccccccggggggggcgaaatcacggggggggcgaaaaccctgTCACACCGgtttcaacacacggattatcggcgtggctttgccgcaaatggattccaacggaactacaggacggaacggacataaccataggacaCTCACGGCCTGCCGGAAACGGAGTACgtatgttggagagtcttcaacggggcacaactcagggtgaattcaagactgtgtcgtcttgaccagcataagctggcggagacatggagagcacggcctgttcatcacaaaacagtacctgtcttcgggaatctcagcggatttttcctaatgtgatggccagatggaactatgttgcttgaaatgacgtctttccaggcgtatctcccgacactggactccaaattgtggacttgaatgtagcggagattcgtgtatggatattgtacaccgattgttcccttggtcgaccaatccaagtcAACAATTAGAAtcacaagatagtttagacggcgaagccatagataccggtgtaggtatgattcacaccaaataagacacgcatacccgatgcaaaagttctaatttaagccacacaaaacacataaagcctacctaaagatgcggaaaggtttaaacttacgccgcctttactaaaaaataaatgacaactatagtccaaggaaagatcacggaaagcgttcggataagtACGTTTTTGCACTTTTTCACGTGTCTTTCAGTgtgtgtaaacgacacataaacgtggggaaatcgtgacggaaatcgactgtaaatgtggtcaaaagatcacggaaaggtcttaagaaacgcgtgctttccgcccgtataggttacgaaaaactgtcattaacgacgcctttaagcgtctaatagttgcggaaaggcacgtgaaggagtgccgaaacgcacatttaagtgccaacgtaaaggtaacattaaagggaacctttacgttcacggatagatgtcgttaagttgcggaaagggtgcagaaacgtcgcgtttacgttgagtttaagcttgcttaaataccaaATTTCGTGCTGTGTATGGTGGTCAGACTGCCAGGTGGTATCGTCGGGCCAGGCTCTCCCTCAGTAGTCAGGTCACCTGGTGGCATCGTGGCCTCAGGTTGCCCTTCTGTGGTCAGACCGCCAGGTGGCATTGTGGCCTCAGGTTGCCCTTCGGTGGTCAGTTCGCTAGGTGACATCGTGGCGTCAGGTTGCCCTTCGGTGGTCAGACCGCCAGGTGGCATCGTGGCCTGTGGTTGCCCTTCGGTGGTCAGACCTCCAGGTGGTATCGTTGCCCCAGGTTGCCCTGTGGTGATCAGACCGCTAGTAGGCATCGTGATTTCAGGCTGCCCTTCGGTGGTCAGACCGCCAGGTGGCATCGTGGCCTCAGGTTGCCCTTCGGTGGTCAGACCGCCAGGTGGCATCGTGGCCTCAGGTTGCCCTTCGGTGGTCAGACCGCCAGGTGGCATCGTGGCCTCAGGTTGCCCTTCGGTGGTCAAACCGCCAGGTGGCATCGTGATGTCAGGCTGCCCTTCGGTGGTCAGACCGCCAGGTGGCATCGTGGCCTCAGGTATCCCTTCGGTGGTCAAACCGCCTGGTGGCATCGAGGCCTCAGGTTGCCCTTCGGTGGTCAAACCGCCTGGTGGCATCGTGGCCTCAGGTTGCCCTTCGGTGGTCAAACCGCCTGGTGGCATCGTGGCCTCAGGTTGCCCTTCGGTGGTCAGACCGCCAGGTGGCATCGTGGCCTCAGGTTGCCCTTCGGTGGTCAAACCGCCAGGTGGCATCGTGATGTCAGGCTGCCCTTCGGTGGTCAGACCGCCAGGTGGCATCGTGGCCTCAGGTTGCCCTTCGGTGGTCAAACCGCCTGGTGGCATCGAGGCCTCAGGTTGCCCTTCGGTGGTCAAACCGCCTGGTGACATCGTGGCCTCAGGTTTTCCTTCGGTGGTCAGACCGCCAGGTGGTGTGGTGGCCTCAGGTTGTCCTGTGGTGATCAGACCGCTAGGAGAAGTCGTGATGTCAGGCTGCCATTCGGTGGTCAGTCCGCCTGGGGTCACAGCTGCACCTGCTGTTGAGACCTCAGCGATCTCTGTTGTGATTCCTGTGGCATCATGGAAATGCATGTTAAGCTCCAAGGCACCATCCAATGCAAATGGGTCTCAATTCTGTATCGTAACCTACGCCAGAATggtaaggttatgttttgagtagaGGCATGGTGTTGTGTCTCTATATGCAATTCAAAAGCATATAACTAGCGTAGCCGTGGATGGCAATTCaggatattttgtatttaattaGGAGTTGCAGGAAGGAAGGTCCTGTTCAAAAACGGTTCACCTGGCGATTTTCGTCGGCGCTGCAGGGAGgcaagtgtgtttgtgtgtgtttgcgtacaagataacttgaGACGTTTTGGATCGTCTTGATTGAATTGGTAGTTATGTATGGGTTAACAAAATGAAGGTAGAATTCGATAAGGGGCCACTTGGCGATTTTTTCATTGGCGCAGCAGCGGGGCgagtgtgtttatgtgtgtgtttgcatacaagataactcgagtCGATCTGGAtcattttgcatgatttttggtggtCATGTGGGGGCAATAAAATAAAGGTCAAGTGGCAGGGAATAAGTCGTGTAACTTTATTTGGGCTCCCTGTTCCCTGCTTGTTTTGTACTACAACATgcgattttgttgttatctttggaagagaataCGTTAAACAGGGATTAGTgaatttgcattattttcagTTTGAACATACCTTAggtgatgattaaaaaaactgaaatgtatTGAATGAAAATTTGGGCTTTATTTACACAATTACTATGGAAACTGTGTAATTCCAGAAATTGACCTCTTTTCATGGACACTAAGCACTTCCTCAGACGCCACCTGTGCAGCACATGTGCAAAGTTAATTACATGTTTCTAATggcaaaacatagatgttatattTGCTGACACGTTGTTTATTAGTTTGCGGGGTGCCATATGCatgttctgtgtttgtttgcagACTATGTCTTGAAGCAAAAGTGTATTGGGAAGAGTTTCACCATTTTGATGTGATTGGGTGTTTCCCCCCTTATTTTGACGAGCCTTACGTGGCTTGGAAATGTGAAATGTtttcacctttgccaagaatgttatgttttcagATGTATTTGTGTAGTTCATGACCTTAAAATCTTCGATAAAGGCACTCCCCATAATAAGCcttgattattatttttttttcttttctattagcttttggacagacgaggacgatgtggcactgcactcaagtttttgtaacttatattaacaatgccacatacacggtacagacagaaggaaagtcgtgtaaagtacctttcccaagggcacaacgtcggggacatggtgggaatcgaactcaggacccatagattccgagccgaaagctctaccagttacgccacgcccgacgccacgacAAGCCTTGATTACTTGGTGAAGGTACTTgtttcgttgaactctagtttattatTTGTCTTAACGGGGTTTTCCACAAAAACTCCGGTACGTTGCTAGCTATGTATATGCAAGAAAAGTGGTATCTACCAATAGCGGTAAATTGGTAATGTTTGCTTTTTTACTTACCCGGCACATTTTGAGCGATATGACAGAGTGCACAACAGCCTGCTCGTGTTATCGGCTATCTACAGCTACCACACTCAAGTCTGCCCGAGGTCATTAACCTCATCAATTTGGGGCAACTACCTTGTGACATGTTGGGCACCAACTTTTATAGAACATGGCATAcagcttaaccctattcagaccgggcttttttggtctaTTGGTCgttggcttttgaggccctccacttctaagtcctattactcttgaacgacgtgtcgtGAGGCCACTACATTTTATAGAATAGgtatagacataatatctgacaaatGTAAGACGTTGGACGTTACGATGACGTGATATGACGTATTCATGACGTCACCGATTGGATTGTTTTGGCCGGaccgatgaaaaaaaaactttttcagaaaacttcaagttttgcttcaaaaatgtaacagcaagtgcacatgacagaataataatgttaatggcaatacgacttgtgttgccaacaGCAAcaccaatgacgtcaaaatgacgtcataaaatgacgccaTGCACATATAAactaccagttgggctccgccatattatattcaCCACCTTCAATTTTTCGAAATCTTTTTTTGcgacaaataatcacaaaaggcaatgaaaatagactaaatatatttatttagatggtttttgatgaaaaaataccaggtagctTGTTATTCTTTATCTAGCCCtacggtccaccatcttggattttggactgatgatgtcatcaaatcGGCatatttatgcatatataattatgaaagatatgccaaataacaTGAGGTTTTATTTatataacaaaatagcagtaatatagctaataaacgtgaaaaatacattgttaaaaccGAAATAagcgatttttggcaaaactgcccggcgtagcacagtggtagtgtattcggcccgtgaccgagaggtcgcccgTTCGAATCcacctgccgtgttgccggtcttgtgcccttgggaaaggcactttacacaacattactcactttactcaaatgaaaaatgagtcgtccctcggataggacgttaaatggaggtcccgtgtatggggagagccataccccatacacgttaaagaacccccacacgtgcgatggtgcggtgtgtgttggtgcaaatccttctgtcgggagttggtgat
The sequence above is drawn from the Branchiostoma floridae strain S238N-H82 chromosome 4, Bfl_VNyyK, whole genome shotgun sequence genome and encodes:
- the LOC118412894 gene encoding basic salivary proline-rich protein 3-like produces the protein MHFHDATGITTEIAEVSTAGAAVTPGGLTTEWQPDITTSPSGLITTGQPEATTPPGGLTTEGKPEATMSPGGLTTEGQPEASMPPGGLTTEGQPEATMPPGGLTTEGQPDITMPPGGLTTEGQPEATMPPGGLTTEGQPEATMPPGGLTTEGQPEATMPPGGLTTEGQPEASMPPGGLTTEGIPEATMPPGGLTTEGQPDITMPPGGLTTEGQPEATMPPGGLTTEGQPEATMPPGGLTTEGQPEATMPPGGLTTEGQPEITMPTSGLITTGQPGATIPPGGLTTEGQPQATMPPGGLTTEGQPDATMSPSELTTEGQPEATMPPGGLTTEGQPEATMPPGDLTTEGEPGPTIPPGSLTTIHSTKFGI